From Pseudomonas vanderleydeniana, the proteins below share one genomic window:
- a CDS encoding chloride channel protein, which translates to MAFWVGALLVGLVALAFTWIADHAYAIFDAATGRHPWLPLVVTPTGFALLAWLSHRWFAQARGSGIPQVIAALESPTRRFRRQVLALPVAIARMTLTTGALLVGGSVGREGPTVHIGASIIHAFGTRLGLHGRRTVSGLILAGGAAGIAAAFNTPLAGIVFAIEELSRTFEQRFSGLVLTAVVIGGMVTLGLMGHYSYFGEIGALLPHGWQWASVPAFGVLGGLLGGLYVKLVLPSDRGWIGKLCAIRGRWPITFAATCGLLLAIIGLLSGNHVFGTGYAETRALLEGHPVTGDSFLFFKFLANVVSYLAGIPGGLFSPSLSVGAALSPLLSFIPEFDTQTGALLGMGAYLGGVTRSPLTGSVIVLELSHSPDLAIPLLAAGLIASTVSGWIAPVSLYHALAQQLSRKVEDARAP; encoded by the coding sequence ATTGCCTTCTGGGTCGGCGCCCTCCTGGTCGGCCTGGTCGCCTTGGCGTTTACCTGGATTGCCGACCATGCCTACGCCATTTTCGATGCCGCGACAGGCCGCCACCCCTGGCTTCCCCTGGTCGTGACACCGACAGGTTTCGCCCTGCTCGCCTGGTTGAGCCATCGATGGTTCGCCCAGGCCAGGGGGAGCGGCATTCCACAAGTCATCGCCGCCCTGGAATCGCCCACGCGCCGCTTCCGTCGCCAGGTGCTGGCCCTGCCGGTGGCGATTGCCAGGATGACCCTGACCACCGGGGCCCTCCTGGTAGGAGGCTCCGTAGGCCGCGAAGGCCCGACCGTGCATATCGGTGCTTCCATCATCCATGCATTCGGCACCCGGCTGGGCCTGCACGGTCGACGCACCGTTTCCGGGCTGATCCTGGCAGGCGGCGCGGCAGGCATCGCCGCCGCCTTCAACACACCGTTGGCGGGTATCGTCTTCGCCATCGAGGAACTCAGCCGGACGTTCGAGCAACGTTTCAGCGGCCTGGTGCTGACGGCCGTGGTCATCGGTGGAATGGTGACGTTGGGGTTGATGGGGCACTACTCCTATTTCGGTGAAATAGGCGCCCTGCTGCCCCATGGCTGGCAATGGGCTTCGGTGCCGGCTTTCGGTGTGCTCGGAGGCCTGCTTGGCGGTCTCTACGTCAAGCTGGTGCTTCCCAGCGATCGGGGCTGGATCGGCAAACTGTGTGCGATACGCGGTCGATGGCCGATCACCTTTGCAGCCACCTGCGGCCTGCTGCTGGCGATCATCGGCCTGCTGTCGGGCAACCATGTGTTCGGCACCGGCTACGCCGAGACACGCGCCTTGCTCGAAGGCCATCCGGTCACCGGGGATAGCTTCCTGTTCTTCAAGTTCCTGGCCAATGTCGTGTCGTATCTGGCCGGTATTCCGGGCGGATTGTTCTCGCCGTCGCTGAGCGTCGGTGCAGCGCTATCGCCACTGCTTTCGTTCATTCCCGAGTTCGATACCCAGACAGGCGCACTGCTGGGCATGGGCGCCTACCTGGGCGGCGTGACTCGCTCTCCGCTCACAGGCTCCGTGATCGTTCTCGAGCTCTCTCACAGTCCCGACCTTGCCATTCCGCTGCTGGCTGCGGGACTGATCGCCTCGACGGTCTCGGGGTGGATAGCGCCGGTTTCGCTCTATCATGCGCTGGCTCAGCAACTGAGCCGGAAAGTGGAGGATGCCCGGGCTCCCTGA
- the pgsA gene encoding CDP-diacylglycerol--glycerol-3-phosphate 3-phosphatidyltransferase gives MNIPNLITVLRVVLIPIFILLFYLPYQWSYMAASSVFAFAAATDWLDGYLARRLEQSTPFGAFLDPVADKLMVAVALVLLVQEHGNFWLTFPAVVIIGREIVVSALREWMAEIGARAQVAVSKMGKWKTAAQMLALVILLANPSDLSFWVVVGYALLMVAAGLTLWSMVQYLRAAWPHLRINGENK, from the coding sequence ATGAATATCCCTAATCTGATCACCGTTCTGCGCGTTGTACTCATCCCGATCTTCATTCTGTTGTTTTACCTGCCGTACCAGTGGAGCTACATGGCAGCCAGTTCGGTCTTCGCGTTTGCCGCTGCGACGGACTGGCTCGATGGCTACCTGGCACGACGCCTGGAGCAGAGCACGCCGTTCGGTGCGTTCCTGGACCCGGTAGCCGACAAGCTGATGGTGGCGGTAGCCCTGGTCCTGCTGGTGCAGGAGCATGGCAACTTCTGGCTGACCTTCCCGGCGGTGGTAATCATCGGGCGTGAGATCGTGGTATCGGCCCTGCGCGAGTGGATGGCCGAGATTGGCGCGCGGGCGCAGGTCGCGGTTTCGAAAATGGGCAAGTGGAAAACCGCTGCGCAGATGCTGGCGCTGGTCATCCTGCTGGCCAACCCATCGGATCTCAGCTTCTGGGTCGTGGTCGGCTACGCCCTGTTGATGGTCGCCGCGGGCCTGACACTGTGGTCGATGGTGCAGTATCTGCGGGCCGCCTGGCCGCATCTGCGGATCAATGGCGAAAATAAATAA
- the uvrC gene encoding excinuclease ABC subunit UvrC — MTDPFDSSAFLSTCSGRPGVYRMFDSDARLLYVGKAKNLKNRLASYFRKTGLAPKTAALVARIAQVETTITANETEALLLEQTLIKEWRPPYNILLRDDKSYPYVFLSDGDYPRLSIHRGAKKLKGKYFGPYPSAGAIRESLALLQKAFHVRQCEDSYYKNRTRPCLQYQIKRCKAPCVGLVEPQEYAEDVRHSVMFLEGRSNALSDELNAGMEQAASTLDFERAAELRDQIALLRRVQDQQSMEGGNGDVDVIAAFVNPGGACVHLISVRGGRVLGSKNFFPQVGIDEDVSEVMAAFLGQYFISSPERDLPSELIVNVVHDDFPTLVAAIHELRGRELSISHRVRGTRARWQQLAVTNAEQALSARLANRQHVAARFDALAEVLDLDEPPQRLECYDISHSSGESTVASCVVFGPEGPIKSDYRRYNIEGVTAGDDYAAMHQALTRRFSRLKEGEGKLPDILLVDGGKGQLSMARDVLNELAVPDLILLGVAKGATRKAGFETLYLNDAAHEFTLKGDSPALHLIQQIRDEAHRFAITGHRARRGKTRRTSTLEGVAGVGPKRRRELLKHFGGLQELSRASIDEIAKAPGISKKLAELIYASLHSE, encoded by the coding sequence ATGACTGATCCGTTCGATTCAAGCGCTTTTCTTTCTACCTGCAGTGGCCGCCCCGGTGTGTATCGCATGTTCGACAGCGATGCGCGCCTGTTGTACGTGGGCAAGGCCAAGAACCTGAAGAATCGCCTCGCCAGCTATTTCCGCAAGACCGGCCTCGCGCCGAAAACCGCCGCCCTGGTGGCGCGCATCGCCCAGGTCGAAACCACCATCACCGCCAACGAAACCGAGGCGTTGCTGCTGGAACAGACGCTGATCAAGGAATGGCGGCCGCCGTACAACATCCTGCTGCGCGACGACAAGTCCTACCCCTATGTCTTTCTTTCGGACGGTGACTATCCGCGCCTGAGCATTCACCGCGGGGCGAAGAAGCTCAAGGGCAAGTATTTCGGGCCTTATCCGAGTGCGGGTGCGATTCGCGAGAGCCTGGCGCTGTTGCAGAAGGCCTTCCACGTGCGCCAGTGCGAGGACAGCTACTACAAGAACCGCACCCGACCGTGCCTGCAGTATCAGATCAAGCGCTGCAAGGCACCTTGCGTCGGCCTGGTCGAGCCCCAGGAGTACGCCGAGGATGTGCGCCACTCGGTGATGTTCCTCGAGGGCCGCAGCAATGCGCTGAGCGATGAGCTCAACGCCGGCATGGAGCAGGCGGCCAGTACCCTCGATTTCGAGCGGGCGGCCGAGCTGCGTGACCAGATCGCGCTGCTGCGCCGCGTGCAGGACCAGCAGAGCATGGAAGGCGGCAACGGCGACGTCGATGTCATTGCCGCGTTCGTCAACCCGGGCGGCGCCTGCGTGCACCTGATCAGCGTGCGCGGCGGGCGGGTGCTGGGCAGCAAGAACTTCTTCCCGCAGGTCGGCATCGACGAAGACGTTTCCGAGGTCATGGCGGCGTTTCTCGGCCAGTACTTCATCAGCAGTCCGGAGCGCGACCTGCCGAGCGAACTGATCGTCAACGTGGTTCACGACGACTTCCCGACCCTGGTGGCCGCCATCCATGAATTGCGCGGCCGCGAACTGAGCATCAGCCACCGGGTGCGGGGTACCCGGGCACGCTGGCAACAACTGGCGGTGACCAACGCCGAGCAGGCCCTGAGCGCTCGCCTGGCCAACCGCCAGCACGTGGCGGCGCGTTTCGACGCCCTGGCCGAAGTGCTCGACCTGGACGAGCCGCCGCAGCGTCTGGAGTGCTACGACATCAGTCACTCCAGCGGCGAGTCGACCGTGGCGTCCTGCGTGGTGTTCGGACCTGAGGGACCGATCAAGTCCGACTACCGCCGCTATAATATCGAGGGTGTCACGGCCGGTGACGATTATGCCGCGATGCACCAGGCGCTGACCCGCCGTTTCAGCCGGTTGAAGGAAGGCGAGGGCAAGTTGCCGGATATCCTTCTGGTGGACGGTGGCAAGGGGCAGTTGTCCATGGCCCGTGATGTGCTCAACGAACTGGCGGTACCGGACCTGATCCTGCTCGGCGTGGCCAAGGGCGCGACGCGCAAGGCCGGTTTCGAAACCCTGTACCTCAACGATGCCGCCCACGAGTTCACCCTCAAGGGCGATTCACCGGCTCTGCACCTGATCCAGCAGATCCGCGACGAGGCCCACCGTTTCGCCATTACCGGTCACCGGGCGCGCCGTGGCAAGACCCGTCGCACCTCGACCCTGGAAGGGGTGGCTGGTGTCGGGCCGAAACGTCGGCGTGAGCTGTTGAAGCACTTCGGTGGATTGCAGGAACTGTCCCGGGCCAGCATCGATGAGATCGCCAAGGCGCCGGGGATCAGCAAAAAGCTCGCAGAGTTGATTTATGCCAGTCTGCACAGCGAGTAG
- the gacA gene encoding response regulator transcription factor GacA yields MIRVLVVDDHDLVRTGITRMLADIDGLQVVGQAESGEEALLKTRELKPDVVLMDVKMPGIGGLEATRKLLRSHPDIKVVAVTVCEEDPFPTRLMQAGASGYLTKGAGLAEMVQAIRLVFAGQRYISPQIAQQMALKSFQPASESPFDALSEREIQIALMIVGCQKVQIISDKLCLSPKTVNTYRYRIFEKLSVSSDVELTLLAVRHGMVDAG; encoded by the coding sequence TTGATTAGGGTGCTAGTTGTCGATGACCATGATCTTGTGCGTACAGGCATCACCCGGATGCTTGCCGACATCGATGGCCTGCAGGTTGTGGGCCAGGCGGAGTCGGGAGAAGAGGCCCTGCTGAAAACGCGGGAGCTCAAGCCGGATGTCGTGCTGATGGACGTCAAGATGCCGGGTATCGGCGGCCTTGAAGCAACGCGCAAGCTGCTGCGTAGCCACCCTGATATCAAGGTCGTGGCAGTCACCGTGTGCGAGGAAGACCCGTTCCCGACGCGCCTGATGCAGGCCGGGGCCTCGGGTTACCTGACCAAGGGCGCGGGGCTGGCGGAAATGGTCCAGGCGATTCGCCTGGTGTTTGCCGGGCAGCGCTACATCAGCCCGCAGATTGCCCAGCAGATGGCGCTCAAGTCGTTCCAGCCGGCCAGCGAATCACCGTTCGACGCCTTGTCCGAGCGGGAAATCCAGATCGCCCTGATGATCGTCGGTTGCCAGAAGGTCCAGATCATTTCCGACAAGCTGTGCCTGTCGCCGAAAACCGTCAACACCTACCGTTACCGGATCTTCGAGAAGCTGTCCGTCAGCAGTGATGTCGAGCTGACGCTCCTGGCGGTGCGCCATGGCATGGTCGATGCCGGCTGA
- a CDS encoding helix-turn-helix domain-containing protein, whose protein sequence is MSGIGSRLRQERERLGLSQKAFGEIGGVEANAQGKYESGDRAPKADYLSRVAERGVDVLYVLTGNRTPMLVDNLSSNEVKVLGSYRTLRKADQEAISQLTTTLAEAIASYGPKGRRGPQDR, encoded by the coding sequence ATGAGTGGAATTGGTTCCCGGTTACGACAAGAGCGGGAGCGACTTGGACTGTCGCAGAAGGCATTTGGCGAAATCGGTGGCGTTGAAGCCAACGCCCAGGGCAAGTATGAGAGCGGCGATCGCGCGCCGAAGGCCGACTATCTGTCGCGCGTTGCCGAGCGCGGCGTTGATGTGTTGTATGTCCTGACCGGCAATCGCACGCCGATGCTGGTCGACAACCTCAGCTCCAATGAAGTGAAGGTGCTGGGCAGCTACCGCACCCTGCGCAAGGCCGACCAGGAAGCGATCAGCCAGTTGACGACGACACTGGCCGAGGCGATCGCCTCCTACGGCCCCAAGGGGCGCAGGGGCCCGCAAGACCGCTGA
- a CDS encoding DNA-binding protein: MPGIRTAAQAKAWLEHQGKSVQEFAREHGVDPATTYQVLAGRKKGRRGEAHKVAVLLGMKDGIIPGDDNRNEE, translated from the coding sequence ATGCCCGGTATTCGCACCGCTGCACAAGCCAAGGCTTGGCTGGAACATCAAGGAAAATCGGTTCAGGAGTTTGCACGCGAGCATGGCGTCGACCCGGCAACCACCTATCAAGTGCTCGCCGGGCGAAAAAAGGGACGCCGCGGGGAAGCCCACAAGGTGGCGGTCCTGCTGGGCATGAAGGACGGCATCATCCCCGGCGACGACAATCGGAACGAGGAGTGA
- a CDS encoding GNAT family N-acetyltransferase, with product MTRDWRFRPATEADLAFARTLTRRNMMAYYCEYDLLWQEEAFDIAWAGRQNALLCDGSQALGFVSFSRDARALYIRELQLVEAGRGQGLGSWLIVQARDIAFREGRPEVRLTVFKSNPARRLYERMGLEVVGEDECFFRMSAGALKSNNGIG from the coding sequence GTGACGCGGGACTGGCGCTTTCGCCCGGCGACCGAGGCGGACCTGGCGTTCGCCCGGACGCTGACGCGCAGGAACATGATGGCCTACTACTGCGAGTACGACCTGCTCTGGCAGGAAGAGGCTTTTGACATCGCCTGGGCGGGGCGGCAGAACGCCTTGCTCTGTGATGGCTCGCAGGCATTGGGTTTCGTCAGTTTCAGCCGGGACGCCAGGGCGCTGTACATCCGCGAGTTGCAATTGGTCGAGGCGGGGCGTGGGCAGGGGCTGGGCAGTTGGCTGATCGTCCAGGCGCGCGACATCGCCTTCAGGGAAGGGCGACCGGAAGTGCGTTTGACCGTCTTCAAGAGCAATCCCGCCAGGCGACTTTACGAGCGCATGGGGCTGGAGGTCGTGGGGGAGGACGAGTGCTTCTTTCGCATGAGTGCCGGGGCTTTGAAATCGAACAACGGAATCGGCTGA
- a CDS encoding carbon-nitrogen hydrolase family protein, with the protein MTALTIAAAQSFSLAGDLEGNIQRHLHFMRQAAGQGVELLVFPELSLTGYEPGLASALAIAPEAEVLQPLADLARELRLVTVVGMPVRLSVDGPLLIGALTFHADGSRQLYSKQHLHAGEERVFTPGKGGAALTFGADTVALSVCADFSHASHALQAARSGANLYAAGVLISENGYAPDTALLQGYAREHDMLVLMANHGGATGGWVSAGRSAIWAAGGQLIAAAAGVGDVLVIGRRRAGTWHGEVVAVEGL; encoded by the coding sequence ATGACCGCCCTGACCATTGCCGCAGCCCAGTCCTTTTCCCTCGCCGGCGATCTGGAAGGCAACATCCAGCGGCACCTGCACTTCATGCGGCAGGCGGCCGGGCAGGGCGTGGAGCTGCTGGTGTTTCCCGAGCTGTCGTTGACCGGTTATGAGCCCGGCCTGGCTTCGGCGCTGGCAATCGCGCCGGAGGCCGAGGTGTTGCAACCGCTGGCCGACCTGGCGCGCGAGCTGCGGCTGGTGACCGTGGTCGGGATGCCGGTTCGCCTGTCTGTCGATGGCCCGCTGCTGATCGGCGCGCTGACTTTCCATGCCGACGGCTCCCGACAGCTCTACAGCAAGCAGCATCTGCATGCAGGCGAAGAACGGGTGTTTACCCCGGGCAAGGGCGGGGCTGCCTTGACCTTCGGCGCGGACACTGTCGCTCTGTCGGTGTGTGCTGACTTTTCCCACGCCAGTCATGCCCTCCAGGCCGCGCGATCTGGCGCTAACCTTTATGCAGCGGGCGTGTTGATCAGCGAGAACGGCTACGCCCCGGATACGGCCCTGCTGCAGGGCTATGCCCGGGAGCACGACATGCTGGTGCTGATGGCCAACCATGGCGGCGCCACGGGAGGCTGGGTGTCGGCCGGGCGCAGTGCGATCTGGGCGGCGGGTGGGCAATTGATCGCGGCAGCGGCCGGGGTGGGCGATGTGTTGGTGATCGGCCGACGTCGTGCCGGCACCTGGCACGGTGAAGTGGTGGCGGTGGAGGGGTTGTGA
- a CDS encoding 3-deoxy-7-phosphoheptulonate synthase, with the protein MNSSLSALPLSTLSSANEPLTQRLPTALQLKQHLPLNTTLSDQVAKHREAVRAILDGKDSRLLMIVGPCSIHDPQSALEYAGHLASLANEVSDQMLLVMRAYVEKPRTTVGWKGLAYDPHLDGSDDMAGGLALSRELMREMLRMGLPIATELLQPMAASYFDDLLSWVAIGARTTESQIHREMASGLPMPVGFKNGTDGGVGIASDAMRSAAHPHRHFGIDSQGHPAIIQTAGNPDTHLVLRGGHRGPNYDARSIALARAGLEKQGIASRMMVDCSHANSGKDPLRQPAAFAEVLEQRLQGDRSLIGMMLESHLFEGCQPLGPSLKYGVSITDGCLGWEATEQLLRGAAQRLRERAPCEAVSA; encoded by the coding sequence ATGAATTCGTCTCTCTCTGCCTTGCCACTGTCCACCCTGTCGTCCGCCAACGAGCCGCTGACCCAGCGCCTGCCGACGGCCCTGCAACTCAAGCAGCACCTGCCCCTCAATACGACGCTCAGCGACCAGGTCGCCAAGCACCGCGAAGCGGTACGCGCCATTCTCGACGGCAAAGACTCGCGCCTGCTGATGATCGTCGGCCCCTGCTCGATCCACGACCCGCAATCGGCCCTCGAATACGCCGGCCACCTGGCGAGCCTGGCGAACGAGGTCAGCGACCAGATGCTGCTGGTCATGCGTGCCTATGTGGAAAAACCGCGCACCACGGTCGGCTGGAAAGGCCTGGCCTACGATCCGCACCTGGACGGCAGCGACGACATGGCCGGTGGCCTGGCGCTGTCGCGCGAGCTGATGCGCGAAATGCTGCGCATGGGCCTGCCGATCGCTACCGAACTGCTGCAGCCGATGGCGGCCAGCTACTTCGACGACCTGCTGAGCTGGGTCGCGATCGGCGCACGGACCACCGAGTCGCAGATCCACCGGGAAATGGCCAGTGGCCTGCCAATGCCCGTGGGCTTCAAGAACGGTACCGACGGCGGTGTCGGCATCGCCAGCGATGCCATGCGCTCGGCGGCGCACCCGCACCGGCATTTCGGTATCGACAGCCAGGGGCATCCGGCGATCATCCAGACCGCCGGCAACCCGGACACCCACCTGGTGCTCCGTGGCGGCCATCGTGGCCCGAACTACGATGCCCGTAGCATCGCGCTGGCCCGGGCAGGACTGGAGAAGCAAGGCATTGCGAGCCGGATGATGGTCGATTGCAGCCATGCCAACAGCGGCAAGGACCCACTGCGCCAGCCGGCAGCGTTCGCCGAGGTGCTGGAGCAGCGCCTGCAGGGTGACCGCTCGCTGATCGGCATGATGCTGGAGAGTCACCTATTCGAGGGTTGCCAGCCGCTGGGCCCGTCGCTCAAGTACGGCGTGTCGATCACCGATGGCTGCCTGGGCTGGGAGGCGACCGAGCAGTTGCTGCGCGGTGCGGCACAGCGGTTGCGGGAGCGGGCCCCCTGCGAGGCGGTGAGCGCCTGA
- a CDS encoding extracellular solute-binding protein, translating into MRLVLSLTFSTLALFASAAHAAPAQHALTVYGEPPKYPASFDHFDYANPDAPKGGTLKRSAIEIGQFDHVLPYIDKGIGVSQIDGYIYSPLAVRSLDEPYTVYGLVAQKMQRSDDGLSLRFFLNPKARFADNTPITAEDVRYTFNLLMTQGSLSYRMQFEGIKDVVIESPTQVRFDFKNTENRSLPLDIATLPVLPEHWWKTRDFADGGGYEAPLGSGPYRVSKVDSGRSITFVRNSDWWGKDLPVSRGLYNFDRFSIEYFGDTDVARQVLRGGAYDYNREFSATAYSIGYDSPALSDGRLQKAHLAPESPQPSQGYVFNLQKPMFQDRRVRQALAMLWDFEWSNRQMMRNMYLRQQSFFSNTPLAARELPDKDELAILEPLRGQIPDEVFTQVFEAPKTDASGNLRDKQLQALALLEQAGWKPRGDQLVNAQGEPLSFTFLNAQNGMERLLLPYKRNLAQIGIRMDIRRIDPSQYVNRLKDRDYDMIVSGYPVTTSPGIELYNFFGSKAATDPGSNNFMALQNPAVDSLINGLVKADTQKQMLSYAHALDRVLQWNYYWIPNYYPPGISTVWWNRFGIPQIQASNDAAVETWWEVSPTPLTNEQMTAELIRRGHDGGKR; encoded by the coding sequence ATGCGACTGGTTCTTTCCCTGACATTCAGCACCCTGGCCCTGTTCGCCAGCGCCGCCCACGCCGCTCCCGCGCAACATGCCCTGACGGTCTACGGCGAGCCGCCCAAGTACCCGGCCAGCTTCGACCACTTCGACTACGCCAACCCCGACGCCCCCAAGGGCGGCACCCTCAAGCGCTCGGCCATCGAGATCGGCCAGTTCGACCATGTGCTGCCTTATATAGACAAGGGCATCGGCGTCTCGCAGATCGACGGTTACATCTACTCGCCGCTGGCGGTGCGCTCACTCGACGAGCCCTACACCGTCTACGGCCTGGTCGCACAGAAGATGCAGCGCTCCGATGACGGGCTTTCGCTGCGCTTCTTCCTCAACCCCAAGGCGCGCTTCGCCGACAACACGCCGATCACCGCCGAGGACGTGCGCTACACCTTCAACCTGCTGATGACCCAGGGCAGCCTGAGCTACCGCATGCAGTTCGAAGGCATCAAGGACGTGGTGATCGAATCCCCCACCCAGGTCCGCTTCGACTTCAAGAACACCGAGAACCGCTCGCTGCCGCTGGATATCGCCACCCTGCCGGTGCTGCCGGAACACTGGTGGAAAACCCGCGACTTCGCCGACGGCGGTGGCTACGAGGCCCCGCTGGGCAGCGGCCCGTACCGGGTGAGCAAGGTCGACTCCGGCCGCAGCATCACCTTCGTCCGCAATTCCGACTGGTGGGGCAAGGACCTGCCGGTGAGCCGCGGCCTGTACAACTTCGACCGTTTCAGCATCGAATACTTCGGCGACACCGACGTCGCCCGCCAGGTGCTGCGCGGCGGCGCCTACGACTACAACCGCGAGTTCTCGGCCACCGCCTACTCGATCGGCTACGACAGCCCGGCGCTGAGCGACGGCCGCCTGCAGAAGGCCCACCTGGCACCGGAATCACCACAGCCGTCCCAGGGCTACGTGTTCAACCTGCAGAAGCCGATGTTCCAGGACCGTCGGGTGCGCCAGGCCCTGGCCATGCTCTGGGACTTCGAGTGGAGCAACCGGCAGATGATGCGCAACATGTACCTGCGCCAGCAGAGCTTCTTCTCCAACACGCCGCTGGCCGCCCGCGAGCTGCCGGACAAGGACGAACTGGCGATCCTCGAACCGCTGCGCGGACAGATTCCCGACGAGGTTTTCACCCAGGTCTTCGAAGCACCGAAGACCGACGCCAGCGGCAACCTGCGCGACAAGCAGTTGCAGGCCCTGGCCCTGCTGGAACAGGCTGGCTGGAAGCCCAGGGGCGACCAGTTGGTCAACGCCCAGGGCGAGCCGCTGAGCTTCACCTTCCTCAATGCCCAGAACGGCATGGAACGCCTGCTGCTGCCGTACAAGCGCAACCTGGCGCAGATCGGCATTCGCATGGACATTCGCCGCATCGACCCGTCGCAGTACGTCAACCGCCTCAAGGACCGCGACTACGACATGATCGTCAGCGGCTACCCGGTGACCACCTCGCCGGGCATCGAGCTGTACAACTTCTTCGGTTCCAAGGCGGCCACCGACCCGGGCTCGAACAACTTCATGGCCCTGCAGAACCCCGCCGTGGACAGCCTGATCAACGGCCTGGTCAAGGCCGATACCCAGAAGCAGATGCTCAGCTACGCGCATGCCCTGGACCGGGTGCTGCAGTGGAACTACTACTGGATTCCCAACTACTACCCGCCAGGCATCTCCACGGTGTGGTGGAACCGCTTCGGCATTCCGCAGATACAGGCCAGCAATGACGCGGCGGTCGAAACCTGGTGGGAAGTCAGCCCGACCCCGCTGACCAACGAACAGATGACCGCCGAACTGATCAGGCGCGGCCATGACGGAGGGAAACGCTGA
- a CDS encoding microcin C ABC transporter permease YejB — protein sequence MPAYILRRLLLIIPTLLIILLVNFVIVQAAPGGPVEQAIARLQGLGGGGAIGGSGGDVLHGASRASRGLDPKLIADIERQYGFDKPAPERFWLMLKSYARLDFGKSFFRGAQVTDLILEKMPVTISLGLWATLITYLVSIPLGIRKAVRHGSRFDIWSSTAIILGYAMPAFLFAMLLIVLFAGGTSLNWFPVRGLVSDNFDQLSTLGKVADYFWHLVLPVTSLVIGGFATLTILTKNSFLNEITRQYVVTARAKGLSERRVLYGHVFRNAMLLVVSGIPQAFISVFFAGSLLIEVIFSLDGLGRMSYEAAVSRDYPVVFGSLFIFTLFGLLIKLIGDLCYTLVDPRIDFAARNA from the coding sequence ATGCCCGCCTATATCCTGCGGCGCCTGCTGCTGATCATCCCGACGCTGCTGATCATCCTGCTGGTCAACTTCGTGATCGTCCAGGCGGCCCCCGGTGGCCCGGTGGAACAGGCCATCGCCCGCCTGCAGGGCCTGGGCGGCGGTGGCGCGATCGGGGGGAGTGGCGGTGACGTGCTGCACGGCGCATCGCGCGCCAGTCGCGGCCTCGATCCCAAGCTGATCGCCGACATCGAACGCCAGTACGGTTTCGACAAGCCGGCGCCGGAGCGCTTCTGGCTGATGCTCAAGAGCTACGCCCGCCTCGACTTCGGCAAGAGTTTCTTCCGGGGCGCGCAGGTCACCGACCTGATCCTGGAGAAGATGCCGGTGACCATTTCCCTCGGCCTGTGGGCCACGCTGATCACCTACCTGGTGTCGATCCCGCTCGGCATCCGCAAGGCGGTCCGCCATGGCAGCCGCTTCGATATCTGGAGCAGTACGGCGATCATCCTTGGCTACGCCATGCCGGCGTTCCTGTTCGCCATGCTGCTGATCGTGCTGTTCGCCGGCGGTACCTCGCTGAACTGGTTCCCGGTGCGCGGCCTGGTCTCGGACAACTTCGACCAGCTCTCGACGCTGGGCAAGGTCGCCGACTACTTCTGGCACCTGGTACTGCCGGTGACCTCGCTGGTGATCGGCGGCTTCGCCACGCTGACGATCCTGACCAAGAACTCGTTCCTCAACGAAATCACCCGCCAGTACGTGGTTACCGCGCGGGCCAAGGGCCTGAGCGAACGCCGGGTGCTCTACGGCCATGTGTTTCGCAACGCCATGCTGCTGGTGGTGTCGGGCATTCCCCAGGCCTTCATCAGTGTGTTCTTCGCCGGCTCCCTGCTGATCGAAGTGATCTTCTCCCTCGACGGGCTCGGCCGCATGAGCTACGAAGCGGCGGTGTCGCGGGACTACCCGGTGGTGTTCGGCTCGCTGTTCATCTTCACCCTGTTCGGCCTGCTGATCAAACTGATCGGCGATCTCTGCTACACCCTGGTCGACCCGCGTATCGACTTCGCCGCGAGGAACGCCTGA